Proteins encoded by one window of Cyanobium sp. NS01:
- a CDS encoding sigma-70 family RNA polymerase sigma factor → MSRRCGRPVGVGFSAVLPMASPASSLSRSALKARDALVLEHLSLADAIAAVMARRLFPLVEREDLIQVAREALVRSAPCCRAGEPAAPYLRRCITGALQHHLRDRVRLVRVPRRLHEQGQCPLGHLSLDATADGEPCMLDQLAAPEAEPTMSEAVNGLALEQLVDQLPASQATALRLTALEGLSLRQAAERLVISAMSVQRAQKKAIAALRQRLAGGG, encoded by the coding sequence TTGTCACGGCGCTGCGGCCGGCCGGTGGGGGTGGGGTTCTCCGCCGTCCTGCCGATGGCTTCCCCCGCTTCCTCCCTAAGCCGCTCTGCCCTCAAGGCCCGTGATGCCCTGGTGCTGGAGCACCTATCGCTGGCTGATGCCATAGCTGCCGTCATGGCCCGGCGCCTGTTCCCGCTGGTGGAGCGGGAGGATCTGATCCAGGTGGCCCGCGAGGCCCTGGTGCGCTCCGCTCCCTGCTGCAGAGCCGGCGAACCGGCGGCGCCCTATCTGCGGCGTTGCATCACAGGGGCGCTGCAGCATCACCTGCGTGATCGGGTGCGGCTGGTGCGCGTGCCGCGCCGGCTGCATGAGCAGGGCCAGTGCCCGCTTGGGCACCTCAGCCTCGATGCCACAGCCGATGGCGAGCCCTGCATGCTCGATCAGCTGGCTGCTCCAGAAGCCGAGCCGACCATGAGCGAGGCCGTGAATGGCCTGGCGCTGGAGCAGCTGGTGGATCAGCTGCCTGCCTCTCAGGCCACCGCCCTGCGGCTCACAGCCCTGGAAGGCCTGTCGCTCCGGCAGGCCGCCGAGCGGCTCGTGATCAGCGCCATGTCGGTGCAGCGGGCCCAGAAGAAGGCCATCGCTGCCCTGCGCCAGCGGCTCGCCGGAGGGGGCTGA